In the genome of Candidatus Latescibacterota bacterium, one region contains:
- a CDS encoding DUF2130 domain-containing protein, whose protein sequence is MHEINCPHCKKAFKIDEAGYADILKQVRDKDFEHQLHERLELAEQDKQNAVELATTKVTSQLEKAAATKDAEIQGLKAQLDSIEVAQKLAITEAVNVVEKERNELKSGLAQAKIEIQLVEKSLKDKYETQIKDRDDAIERLRDMKARLSTKMVGETLEQHCETEFNRIRATAFPRAYFEKDNDARAGSKGDYIFRDSDEAGTEIVSIMFEMKNESDETASKKKNEDFLKELDKDRNEKSCEYAILVSLLESDSELYNTGIVDVSHRYRKMYVVRPQFFIPIITLLRNAAQNSLKYKTELALVKEQNIDITNFENELEAFKTGFARNYELASKKFKKAIDEIDKTIDHLQKTKDALLGSENNLRLANNKADDVTIKKLTKGNPTMASKFAELKNDDPE, encoded by the coding sequence ATGCATGAAATCAACTGCCCGCACTGCAAGAAAGCGTTCAAGATTGACGAGGCTGGGTACGCGGACATTCTCAAGCAGGTTCGCGACAAGGACTTCGAGCATCAGTTGCACGAGCGGCTCGAATTGGCCGAGCAGGACAAGCAGAATGCAGTTGAGCTTGCGACAACTAAGGTCACCAGCCAGTTGGAAAAGGCGGCTGCAACCAAAGATGCTGAGATTCAGGGCCTGAAGGCACAGCTCGACTCCATTGAGGTTGCGCAGAAGCTCGCGATTACCGAGGCGGTCAATGTAGTCGAGAAGGAGCGCAACGAACTGAAGAGCGGCCTTGCGCAGGCGAAGATTGAGATACAGCTCGTCGAGAAGTCGCTCAAGGACAAGTACGAGACGCAGATCAAGGATCGTGATGATGCAATCGAGCGCCTTCGGGATATGAAGGCTCGTCTGTCGACTAAGATGGTTGGCGAAACTCTCGAGCAGCACTGCGAAACCGAGTTCAACCGTATTCGGGCGACGGCGTTTCCGAGGGCATATTTCGAAAAAGACAACGACGCGCGAGCTGGCAGCAAGGGAGACTACATCTTTCGTGACTCGGATGAGGCTGGCACTGAGATCGTCTCGATCATGTTCGAGATGAAGAACGAGAGCGATGAAACAGCTTCCAAGAAGAAGAACGAAGACTTTCTTAAAGAGCTCGACAAGGACCGGAATGAAAAGAGCTGTGAATACGCGATCCTCGTTTCACTTCTTGAGTCTGATAGCGAGCTTTACAACACCGGCATTGTCGATGTATCCCACCGTTATCGGAAGATGTATGTCGTCCGACCGCAATTCTTCATCCCAATCATTACGCTGCTGCGAAACGCCGCCCAGAACTCACTGAAGTACAAAACAGAGCTCGCGCTAGTGAAAGAACAGAACATTGATATCACGAACTTCGAGAACGAGCTCGAGGCGTTCAAGACTGGTTTCGCCCGGAATTACGAACTGGCGTCCAAGAAATTTAAGAAAGCCATTGATGAGATCGACAAAACCATCGACCATCTTCAGAAGACCAAGGATGCGTTGCTCGGTTCTGAAAACAATCTCCGTCTTGCCAACAACAAAGCCGACGACGTGACCATTAAAAAACTGACTAAGGGTAACCCGACAATGGCTTCAAAGTTCGCTGAGCTCAAGAACGATGATCCTGAATGA